One Gigantopelta aegis isolate Gae_Host chromosome 1, Gae_host_genome, whole genome shotgun sequence genomic region harbors:
- the LOC121371363 gene encoding LOW QUALITY PROTEIN: uncharacterized protein LOC121371363 (The sequence of the model RefSeq protein was modified relative to this genomic sequence to represent the inferred CDS: inserted 1 base in 1 codon), which translates to MAENIVVPILEIREEFATCEICLDNFDDGVRIPRTLPCLHTFCCDCLEKMWGAAAQGVKCPKCRKLWPVQGSIKSSFQQNNMLMHMVEYIGFKKKLGDVLCNQCPDNKATVRCLECERYLCETCDRWHAIFLEKHKPVPLTELVHTPRTFLKTPSMCPVHGDKNIDVYCMSETCEKAMCTTCALLSHKEHNICDLREFCDANKKKISSSLDALKKASELRTEYKSKLVEQNAKLDKIQEQVMKDIDEHSSKLVEKVEKTSKNLKKKVMENVAKQKAKRDEQLALVDKSEELKAEHVLYCQQALLFARDVEFVEMVELLKKKGKSLMEDLQLPDLQLENVLLNTETYKKAELSIGQISIQVDRKESMFAKGGPAFTHHAANVSESAAAATTQQVKSPTFSNIASMEGGSATTYSPHNRSQFQQPQQQQQQQQNEFIAAHLRGQARKFSNQASNIPASMLGPAFFSAPQTLAPAALAGPQPMTVMSGVVGSQPVQSPYVGIPVLSSVTLPTVTSGSSSLLQQYLQTPQGTPASGQMTPVFGLQPAHKPFVLGNLSEPSVPHGSPAFTHHAANVSESAAAATAQQVKSPKLRDFNKQLLEKAKVSALKESSPAATVPSAKPVLPTPPPKTVINKDTPHLSAFGGKPVSTSTLMGKDSKLRDLHKQLLEKAKDSAKESSPAATVPSAKPVLPTPCPNPFSGFSFPVAKPSTVNALTGSGDQGDKGSLTRGTFSIVQNTSATTVADEQQTIFGFKGLGLAGQQPFQTWIPNVNRSGFFSVPQTSAPPILTGPQPTTVMSGVMGSQPVQSPYAGIPVSSSVTPQAVNSGSSSSLQQYLQTPQGTPASGQMTPMFGLQPEHKPFALGNLSMPSVAQGSPAFIHHAANVSKSTASATAQQVKSPMSSVQDLSISAGSQKSSNSAAERPAVFNERAKHTSKIDISHWGRLTIVPSGDGGYIVAMKTDEGEVIFENDLASIKIPTGFVPQLVCLKVTLPDRKTEETINLSFEDVAHASKFRDLYKQLLEKSKVSAAKEYSPAAIVPSIKPVSPTPSPKPVINKKTPPLSAFGRKPVLTSTPIGKDSMFGGFTLTSTPIVKPPLEPTSETKTSPGFKLKESSLNVTRRSAGAQAKPFSGFSFPVAKPSTVTTLTGSGAQGDKGSLTKETFFIIQNTSATTAVDRQTTFGFKGFGLARQQPFQTGNPTTAPSHEEEKEEEYEPSVDLKPLIELPELVEVKTENEKKLFGSXSRLFRFIAGTRQWKDCAIGEMKILKSIDSKRFCFLIRWEQVLKICVNHNILVDMKLIPMPSSDRAWCWTAIDFVDESKKTEQFAVKFKNKDIAANFKEIFESCQKDLADNATDSDAAVVHEEKVASADAPQKDKDQRSFADKFKPKPGSWECSGCCCRNDADVIKCPACQTLKPGPAPEDISNNGGSSIGGGFTFGSVSGSIGGPSGGFSFTPEKPQSIETVVTIGSKDKVQQTFVDKFKPKPESWECTGCYCRNEANVLKCPACQTLKPRVKQDEVSAQTGKISTGGGFQFGTAGGFTYGAKTTQPKETKAAPVAEGKEISFADKFKPKPGSWECTGCYCRNDANVLQCPACQTLKPEIKMVF; encoded by the exons ATGGCAGAAAACATCGTGGTACCTATACTTGAAATACGAGAGGAATTCGCCAcgtgtgaaatctgtctggataATTTTGATGACGGAGTTAGAATTCCGAGAACTCTACCCTGCCTCCATACCTTTTGTTGTGACTGTCTCGAAAAAATGTGGGGAGCAGCTGCACAAGGGGTGAAATGTCCCAAGTGCCGAAAGCTTTGGCCAGTCCAAGGTTCCATCAAATCCTCATTTCAGCAAAATAACATGTTGATGCACATGGTGGAATATATCGGTTTTAAGAAAAAGCTCGGGGATGTGCTGTGTAACCAATGTCCTGATAATAAAGCCACTGTCCGGTGTCTAGAGTGTGAGAGATACCTTTGTGAGACCTGCGACAGATGGCATGCAATCTTTTTAGAAAAACACAAGCCCGTTCCTTTAACAGAATTAGTTCACACACCACGAACATTTCTGAAAACCCCCAGCATGTGTCCAGTTCATGGTGACAAGAATATTGATGTATACTGCATGAGTGAGACGTGTGAGAAAGCAATGTGCACTACTTGTGCCCTCTTGTCTCACAAAGAACACAATATTTGTGACCTCAGAGAATTCTGTGATGCCAACAAGAAGAAAATCAGTTCCTCATTAGACGCTCTGAAGAAAGCATCAGAATTACGCACAGAATACAAAAGCAAGCTTGTAGAGCAGAATGCTAAGCTAGATAAAATACAAGAGCAGGTTATGAAGGATATTGATGAACATTCCAGTAAACTCGTGGAAAAGGTTGAAAAAACTTCAAAGAACCTGAAAAAAAAGGTTATGGAAAATGTAGCTAAACAAAAGGCCAAGAGAGATGAACAACTTGCGCTGGTTGATAAGTCAGAAGAGCTGAAAGCAGAACACGTCTTGTATTGTCAGCAGGCGCTGTTATTTGCCCGAGACGTGGAATTTGTTGAGATGGTCGAATTATTGAAGAAGAAAGGTAAATCACTCATGGAAGACTTACAACTGCCAGACCTGCAGTTAGAGAATGTGTTGCTTAATACAGAGACATACAAAAAAGCAGAGCTGAGCATTGGGCAGATCTCGATACAAGTAG ATAGAAAGGAATCCATGTTTGCTAAGGGAGGTCCTGCTTTCACCCATCATGCAGCTAATGTGTCCGAATCGGCTGCAGCTGCTACTACCCAACAAGTTAAATCTCCCACATTCAGCAACATTGCCAGCATGGAGGGGGGTTCTGCAACAACGTACTCCCCTCACAATAGATCCCAGTTCCAGCagccacagcagcagcagcagcagcagcagaatgAATTCATTGCTGCTCATCTCCGTGGACAAGCCCGTAAGTTCTCGAACCAAGCTTCCAACATTCCGGCTAGTATGCTGGGACCGGCTTTCTTCTCTGCACCACAGACGTTGGCTCCAGCAGCCCTTGCTGGTCCTCAACCCATGACCGTCATGTCGGGAGTCGTGGGCAGTCAGCCAGTGCAGTCGCCCTATGTGGGGATCCCGGTATTAAGCAGTGTGACGCTGCCGACTGTCACCAGTGGCAGCAGCAGTTTGCTCCAGCAGTATCTACAGACACCACAGGGGACTCCGGCGTCTGGCCAGATGACTCCCGTGTTTGGACTGCAGCCAGCACACAAACCGTTTGTTCTGGGTAATCTGTCCGAGCCCTCTGTTCCTCATGGAAGTCCTGCTTTCACCCATCATGCAGCTAATGTGTCTGAGTCAGCTGCAGCTGCTACTGCTCAGCAGGTTAAATCTCCTAAGTTAAGAGACTTCAACAAACAGTTGTTGGAGAAGGCAAAAGTTTCTGCTCTTAAAGAATCTTCACCAGCTGCTACTGTTCCTTCCGCCAAGCCTGTGCTGCCTACCCCACCTCCAAAGACAGTGATAAATAAAGACACGCCACATTTGTCTGCGTTTGGCGGGAAACCAGTGTCGACATCTACTCTGATGGGAAAGGACTCCAAGTTAAGAGACCTCCACAAACAGTTGTTGGAGAAGGCTAAAGATTCTGCTAAAGAATCTTCACCAGCTGCTACTGTTCCTTCCGCCAAGCCTGTGCTGCCTACCCCATGTCCAAATCCTTTCTCAGGATTCAGTTTCCCAGTTGCCAAACCATCGACTGTGAACGCACTGACTGGCAGTGGTGATCAAGGAGATAAAGGTTCTCTGACTAGAGGAACATTTTCCATTGTTCAAAATACTTCTGCTACAACAGTGGCTGATGAACAACAAACGATTTTCGGCTTCAAGGGATTAGGACTTGCAGGACAGCAGCCATTCCAGACGTGGATCCCGAATGTGAATAGATCAGGTTTCTTCTCGGTACCACAGACGTCGGCTCCACCAATCCTTACTGGTCCTCAGCCCACGACCGTCATGTCGGGAGTCATGGGCAGTCAGCCAGTGCAGTCGCCCTATGCGGGAATCCCGGTATCAAGCAGTGTGACGCCACAAGCTGTGAACAGTGGCAGCAGCAGTTCGCTCCAGCAGTATCTACAGACACCACAGGGGACTCCGGCGTCTGGTCAGATGACTCCCATGTTTGGATTGCAGCCGGAACACAAACCGTTCGCTCTGGGTAATCTGTCCATGCCCTCTGTTGCCCAGGGAAGTCCTGCTTTCATCCACCACGCAGCTAATGTGTCCAAATCGACTGCTTCTGCTACTGCCCAACAGGTTAAATCTCCCATGTCTAGCGTTCAGGATCTGTCCATATCAGCGGGATCTCAGAAGTCATCAAACTCTGCTGCAGAGAGACCTGCTGTGTTTAATGAAAGGGCAAAACACACATCAAAGATTGATATTTCTCATTGGGGGCGTTTGACGATCGTGCCGTCCGGGGATGGCGGATACATCGTTGCAATGAAAACCGATGAAGGTGAAGTGATATTTGAaaatgatttggcatccattaAGATACCAACTGGCTTTGTACCTCAGCTAGTATGTTTGAAGGTGACGCTGCCTGACAGAAAGACTGAAGAAACGATCAATCTTAGTTTTGAAGATGTGGCTCATGCTTCTAAGTTCAGAGACCTCTACAAACAGTTACTGGAGAAGTCGAAAGTTTCTGCTGCTAAAGAATATTCACCAGCTGCTATTGTTCCTTCCATCAAGCCTGTGTCACCTACCCCATCTCCAAAGCCAGTGATAAACAAAAAAACGCCACCTTTGTCTGCATTTGGCAGGAAACCAGTGTTGACATCTACTCCGATCGGAAAGGATTCCATGTTTGGAGGTTTTACATTGACGAGTACTCCGATTGTGAAACCTCCACTAGAACCCACGAGCGAGACGAAGACATCTCCCGGATTCAAGCTGAAGGAGAGTAGCCTTAATGTGACCAGACGATCTGCAGGTGCTCAAGCTAAACCTTTCTCAGGATTTAGTTTCCCAGTTGCCAAACCATCGACTGTGACTACACTGACTGGCAGTGGTGCTCAAGGAGATAAAGGTTCTCTgactaaagaaacatttttcatCATTCAAAATACGTCTGCTACAACAGCAGTTGATAGACAAACGACTTTCGGCTTCAAGGGATTTGGACTTGCAAGACAGCAGCCATTTCAGACAGGGAACCCAACTACTGCTCCGTCACACGAGGAAGAGAAGGAAGAGGAGTACGAGCCCAGTGTGGACTTGAAGCCACTGATAGAGCTCCCAGAGTTGGTGGAGGTGAAAACGGAGAACGAGAAGAAACTGTTCGGGA GCTCCCGTCTCTTCCGATTCATTGCCGGGACTAGACAGTGGAAAGATTGTGCAATCGGAGAGATGAAGATTTTGAAGAGTATTGATAGTAAGCGGTTCTGTTTTCTCATAAGATGGGAACAGGTACTGAAGATCTGTGTCAATCACAACATCTTGGTTGACATGAAGCTCATTCCAATGCCGAGTTCTGACAGGGCTTGGTGCTGGACAGCCATAGACTTTGTAGACGAGTCCAAGAAAACTGAGCAGTTTGCTGTGAAGTTCAAAAACAAAGACATTGCTGCCAATTTTAAAGAGATCTTTGAGAGCTGCCAGAAGGACCTTGCAGATAATGCAACTGATTCTGATGCTGCAGTCGTTCATGAAGAAAAAGTTGCAAGTGCTGATGCACCACAGAAAGATAAAGACCAACGAAGCTTCGCTGATAAGTTCAAACCGAAACCTGGGAGTTGGGAATGTTCCGGCTGTTGTTGTAGAAATGATGCCGACGTTATCAAATGTCCTGCCTGTCAGACTTTAAAACCTGGACCTGCACCAGAAGACATCAGCAATAATGGAGGCAGTTCCATTGGTGGTGGTTTTACGTTTGGAAGTGTAAGTGGATCTATTGGGGGACCTTCTGGAGGGTTTAGCTTCACGCCTGAGAAGCCACAATCCATAGAAACTGTTGTTACCATTGGCAGCAAAGACAAAGTCCAGCAGACCTTTGTAGACAAGTTCAAACCGAAACCCGAAAGTTGGGAATGTACAGGATGCTACTGTAGGAATGAAGCAAACGTTTTGAAATGCCCAGCCTGCCAGACTCTGAAACCCAGAGTAAAACAGGATGAAGTTTCGGCTCAGACTGGGAAAATATCTACAGGAGGAGGTTTCCAGTTTGGTACTGCTGGAGGGTTTACATATGGGGCCAAGACCACACaacccaaagaaacaaaagCTGCTCCTGTAGCTGAAGGTAAAGAGATTTCCTTTGCTGACAAGTTCAAGCCAAAGCCTGGAAGTTGGGAATGCACGGGCTGTTATTGCAGGAATGATGCTAATGTCCTTCAGTGTCCAGCTTGTCAGACATTAAAACCGGAAATAAAGATGGTATTTTAA